The Clostridium septicum genome contains a region encoding:
- a CDS encoding flavin reductase codes for MKETFTNNLEIAMDWLYKQGGFLTVGNMGNANTMTISWGSIGYMWRKPMFIALVREERYTNEFLKDGDTYTVSIPYGDTLKDALKICGSTSGRNTNKEKRANIKFISGKEINTPVIYGCNKYYECKIILKQPIDLDKLNEKDKEIFYKDGNTKHILYFGEIISEYENN; via the coding sequence ATGAAAGAAACATTTACAAATAATTTAGAAATAGCTATGGATTGGCTTTATAAACAAGGAGGTTTTTTAACAGTAGGAAATATGGGAAATGCTAATACTATGACAATTAGTTGGGGAAGTATAGGATATATGTGGAGAAAGCCTATGTTTATAGCTTTGGTCAGAGAAGAGAGGTATACAAATGAATTTCTAAAAGATGGAGATACATATACTGTATCAATTCCTTATGGGGATACCTTAAAAGATGCACTTAAAATATGTGGAAGTACTTCAGGAAGAAATACTAATAAGGAAAAAAGAGCAAACATAAAGTTTATTAGTGGAAAAGAGATAAATACTCCTGTAATATATGGGTGTAATAAATATTATGAATGTAAGATAATATTAAAACAACCTATAGATTTAGATAAATTAAATGAAAAAGATAAAGAAATATTCTATAAAGATGGAAATACAAAGCATATTTTATATTTTGGAGAAATTATATCAGAATATGAAAATAATTAA
- the fabD gene encoding ACP S-malonyltransferase — MNKNIAFLFSGQGSQYVNMGKEIYDNIPECKEIFDRGEVILKMPIKDMIFNGPEEKLTLTENTQPAILLTSLACLKALEVNGIESNRIAGLSLGEYTALIYAGVISFEDGVKLIKERGRIMGSASNIGTMAAVLKLNDEKVNELLEKSREFGVIEGANYNCPGQVAIAGEFSAVKESIKIAKELGGIAVPLKVSGPFHSSLLKDASYEFLETLKKVKINKLEKVVYSNVKGSPYNENDDIKELLRKQMMSSVLFEKTIRDMIEEGIDTFVEVGPGKALRGFIKRIDKNVKVLNVEDMASLEATIKALKS; from the coding sequence ATGAATAAGAATATAGCATTTCTTTTTTCTGGTCAAGGATCTCAATATGTAAATATGGGAAAAGAGATTTATGATAATATACCAGAATGTAAAGAAATTTTTGATAGAGGAGAAGTTATACTAAAAATGCCTATTAAGGATATGATTTTTAATGGGCCAGAAGAAAAACTAACTTTAACAGAAAATACTCAGCCAGCTATATTATTAACATCATTAGCTTGTTTAAAAGCTTTAGAGGTTAATGGTATAGAAAGTAATAGAATTGCAGGACTTTCTTTAGGTGAATATACTGCGTTAATATATGCAGGAGTTATTTCTTTTGAAGATGGGGTAAAGCTTATAAAAGAAAGAGGAAGAATTATGGGCTCTGCATCAAACATTGGAACTATGGCGGCAGTTTTAAAATTAAATGATGAAAAGGTAAATGAACTATTAGAAAAATCAAGGGAATTTGGTGTAATAGAAGGAGCAAATTATAATTGTCCGGGTCAAGTTGCTATAGCCGGAGAATTTAGTGCTGTTAAGGAATCTATTAAAATAGCTAAAGAATTAGGTGGAATTGCAGTACCATTAAAGGTAAGTGGTCCATTTCATAGTTCATTACTTAAAGATGCAAGTTATGAGTTTTTAGAAACATTAAAAAAAGTAAAGATAAATAAATTGGAAAAAGTTGTTTATTCTAATGTAAAAGGAAGTCCTTATAATGAAAATGATGATATTAAAGAGCTTCTTAGAAAGCAAATGATGTCTTCAGTTTTATTTGAGAAAACAATAAGAGATATGATAGAAGAGGGAATAGATACATTTGTAGAAGTAGGGCCAGGAAAAGCTTTAAGAGGCTTTATTAAGAGGATAGATAAAAATGTTAAAGTTTTAAATGTGGAAGATATGGCTTCTTTAGAAGCTACAATAAAAGCTTTAAAATCATAG
- the fabG gene encoding 3-oxoacyl-[acyl-carrier-protein] reductase has translation MLKNKCAVVTGATRGIGRAIAKKYASLGANIVINYRNSDSEAKILEEELKGLGVEVLVIKADISNFNEAQNLINSAKERFGSVDILVNNAGITKDGLVMRMKEEDFDSVIQVNLKGVFNCLRAVSPIMIRQKSGKIINMSSVVGIVGNAGQINYCAAKAGVIGMTKSLAKELGGRGINVNAIAPGFIKTDMTNKLSDKNKEIIMENIPLKRIGVVEDIAEVAAFLASEAASYITGQVISVDGGMSM, from the coding sequence ATGTTAAAGAATAAGTGTGCAGTGGTAACAGGAGCTACAAGAGGAATAGGAAGGGCAATAGCTAAAAAATATGCAAGTCTTGGAGCCAATATTGTTATAAATTATAGAAATAGTGATTCAGAAGCAAAGATTTTAGAAGAAGAGCTTAAGGGATTAGGCGTAGAAGTTTTAGTTATAAAAGCTGATATAAGTAATTTTAATGAAGCTCAAAATTTAATAAATTCTGCAAAAGAAAGATTTGGATCAGTAGATATTTTAGTAAATAATGCAGGTATTACTAAAGATGGATTAGTAATGAGAATGAAAGAAGAAGATTTTGACAGTGTAATTCAGGTTAATTTAAAGGGAGTATTTAACTGTTTAAGAGCAGTATCTCCTATAATGATAAGACAAAAATCAGGAAAGATAATAAATATGTCATCAGTAGTTGGAATAGTAGGAAATGCAGGTCAAATAAACTATTGTGCAGCAAAAGCTGGAGTTATAGGAATGACTAAATCTTTAGCGAAGGAACTTGGAGGAAGAGGAATTAATGTAAATGCAATTGCACCAGGTTTTATTAAAACTGATATGACGAATAAATTATCAGATAAAAATAAAGAGATAATTATGGAAAATATTCCACTTAAAAGAATAGGAGTAGTGGAAGATATAGCAGAAGTTGCTGCATTTTTAGCAAGTGAAGCTGCATCATATATAACAGGTCAAGTTATAAGTGTAGATGGTGGAATGTCTATGTAA
- a CDS encoding beta-ketoacyl-ACP synthase III, which yields MNEIVISGIGAYVPSNIVTNDDLSKIVETSDEWIFGRTGIKERRISKEEDTSEIAIKAANAALKSSGIKPDEIDILIVATITPDMFTPSVACMVQKGIGAVNATAFDINAACSGFIYSMQVAEGMLKSFNYKNALIIGAEVLSKIIDWTDRSTCVLFGDGAGAVTLSKSNSIGIIKTFTKSKGEKWESLTAAARDVENPYIQNVQKKQKFINMNGRDIFKFATSIIQESVNKVLDETGYSLDDIKYIVPHQANVRIIDYASKKLGVEENRFYVNLHRIGNTSSASIPIALNEMYEKGLLENGDKIILVGFGGGLTYGSVLIEWKK from the coding sequence ATGAATGAAATAGTAATTAGTGGAATTGGAGCATATGTACCTTCTAATATTGTAACAAATGATGACTTAAGTAAGATTGTAGAAACAAGTGATGAATGGATATTTGGACGAACTGGAATAAAGGAAAGAAGAATATCTAAAGAAGAAGATACATCAGAGATAGCAATTAAAGCTGCTAATGCAGCTTTAAAAAGCTCTGGAATTAAACCAGATGAAATAGATATTTTAATAGTAGCTACAATAACTCCTGATATGTTTACACCATCAGTAGCATGTATGGTGCAAAAAGGGATAGGAGCAGTTAATGCAACAGCATTTGATATAAATGCAGCTTGTTCAGGTTTTATATATTCTATGCAAGTTGCAGAAGGAATGCTTAAATCATTTAATTATAAAAATGCATTAATAATTGGAGCTGAAGTATTATCTAAAATAATTGATTGGACAGATAGAAGTACATGTGTGCTTTTTGGAGATGGTGCTGGAGCGGTTACATTATCAAAAAGCAATTCAATAGGTATAATAAAGACTTTCACTAAGTCTAAAGGAGAAAAGTGGGAGAGTTTAACAGCAGCAGCAAGGGATGTTGAAAACCCGTATATTCAGAATGTTCAGAAGAAACAGAAATTTATAAATATGAATGGAAGAGATATTTTTAAATTTGCAACTTCAATTATTCAAGAAAGTGTAAATAAGGTTTTAGATGAAACAGGATATTCATTAGATGATATAAAATATATAGTTCCTCATCAAGCAAATGTTAGAATAATAGATTATGCATCAAAAAAGTTAGGGGTAGAAGAAAATAGATTCTATGTGAATTTACATAGGATAGGAAATACTTCATCAGCCTCTATTCCTATAGCTTTAAATGAAATGTATGAAAAAGGATTGCTAGAAAATGGTGATAAAATTATACTTGTAGGATTTGGTGGAGGACTAACATATGGTTCTGTTTTAATTGAATGGAAAAAATAA
- a CDS encoding acetyl-CoA carboxylase biotin carboxylase subunit: MLKKVLIANRGEIAVRIIRACRELGILTVAVYSEADKEALHTQLADEAVCIGPPLAKDSYLNIANILSACVLTGADGIHPGFGFLSENPRFAKMCAECNIKFIGPDFEAIELMGNKARAREIMKEAGVPVVPGYEGIIENEDHALNIANEIGYPVMVKASAGGGGKGIRIVRCEEEFKLAYNTAKAEAKACFGDDRIYIEKFVEKPRHIEFQILADEYNNVIHLGERECSLQRKNQKVLEEAPSTFLNEDLRMEMGEVAKKAAKAVNYKNAGTIEFLVDKYGNYYFMEMNTRIQVEHPITEMITDVDLVKEQLKIASKIPLNLKQEDIKILGHAIECRINAEDPSNDFRPCPGTIKELCMPAGMGVRIDSAIYCGYKIPHNYDSMIGKLITFAKTRDEAIIKMKRSLAEFGIGGVTTNIDFQYWLIQQEEFLRGEYDTSFLAEKMVKKDA; encoded by the coding sequence ATGTTAAAGAAAGTACTAATTGCAAATAGAGGAGAAATAGCTGTTAGAATAATAAGGGCATGTAGAGAACTTGGAATATTAACTGTAGCAGTTTATTCTGAAGCAGATAAAGAAGCATTGCATACACAGTTAGCTGATGAAGCGGTTTGTATAGGACCACCATTAGCTAAAGATAGTTATTTAAATATAGCTAATATTTTAAGTGCTTGTGTTTTAACAGGTGCAGATGGGATACATCCTGGTTTTGGATTCTTATCAGAAAATCCTCGCTTTGCTAAAATGTGTGCAGAATGTAATATAAAATTTATAGGACCTGATTTTGAAGCAATAGAACTTATGGGAAATAAGGCAAGAGCAAGGGAAATTATGAAGGAAGCAGGTGTACCAGTAGTTCCAGGTTATGAAGGAATTATAGAAAATGAAGATCATGCATTAAATATAGCTAATGAAATAGGATATCCAGTAATGGTTAAAGCTTCAGCTGGTGGAGGCGGAAAAGGTATAAGAATAGTTAGATGTGAAGAAGAATTTAAGCTAGCTTATAATACTGCTAAGGCAGAAGCAAAGGCATGTTTTGGTGATGATAGAATATATATAGAAAAATTTGTAGAAAAACCTAGGCATATAGAGTTTCAAATATTAGCAGATGAATATAATAATGTTATTCATTTAGGTGAAAGAGAATGTTCTCTTCAAAGAAAGAACCAAAAGGTTTTAGAAGAAGCACCATCCACATTTTTAAATGAAGATTTAAGAATGGAAATGGGAGAGGTTGCTAAAAAGGCTGCAAAGGCAGTAAATTATAAAAATGCAGGAACTATAGAATTTTTAGTTGATAAATATGGAAATTATTACTTTATGGAGATGAATACTAGAATACAAGTGGAACATCCTATAACAGAAATGATTACAGATGTGGATTTAGTTAAAGAACAGCTGAAGATAGCCTCTAAAATTCCTTTAAATTTAAAACAAGAAGATATAAAAATTTTAGGGCATGCAATTGAGTGCCGAATAAATGCAGAAGATCCAAGTAATGATTTTAGACCTTGTCCGGGAACTATTAAAGAATTATGTATGCCAGCTGGAATGGGAGTTAGAATAGATAGTGCTATATATTGTGGATATAAAATTCCTCATAATTATGATTCTATGATTGGGAAATTAATAACTTTTGCAAAAACAAGGGATGAGGCAATTATAAAAATGAAAAGATCTCTAGCGGAATTTGGTATTGGTGGAGTTACTACAAACATAGATTTTCAGTACTGGCTAATTCAACAAGAAGAATTTTTAAGAGGAGAATATGATACCTCCTTCTTAGCAGAAAAGATGGTGAAGAAAGATGCTTAA
- a CDS encoding RnfABCDGE type electron transport complex subunit B, whose amino-acid sequence MNILFSALSLGILGLIFGILLGFASKAFEVKVDPKIPKIRECLPGANCGGCGYAGCDAYAEAVVNSGAKANLCSVGGAKVAEELGNILGVSVESTEKMTAFVKCNGNCSVAKENYDLEGVTDCLTASLMVDGGSKACSYGCLGLGSCVSVCEFGALEIVNGIAKVNSDKCTNCGACINICPKGLIESVPISKKVRVECNNKEIGKHVKENCSAACIGCKICERNCPKDAVHVVNNVAKVDYDKCVNCQICTKKCPTGAIKNIFL is encoded by the coding sequence TAGGTTTTGCATCAAAAGCTTTTGAAGTTAAAGTAGATCCTAAGATACCAAAGATAAGAGAATGTTTACCAGGAGCAAATTGTGGAGGTTGTGGATATGCAGGATGTGATGCATATGCTGAAGCAGTTGTTAATAGTGGAGCTAAAGCTAATCTTTGTTCTGTTGGAGGTGCAAAGGTTGCTGAGGAGTTAGGTAATATTTTAGGTGTTTCAGTTGAATCTACTGAAAAGATGACAGCTTTTGTTAAGTGTAATGGTAACTGTAGCGTAGCTAAGGAAAATTATGATCTTGAAGGTGTTACAGATTGCTTAACAGCATCTTTAATGGTAGATGGAGGTTCAAAGGCTTGCTCATATGGATGTTTAGGTCTCGGTAGTTGTGTAAGCGTATGTGAATTTGGAGCACTAGAGATTGTTAATGGAATTGCAAAAGTTAATTCAGATAAATGTACAAACTGTGGTGCATGTATAAATATTTGTCCAAAGGGACTTATAGAATCAGTACCTATATCTAAAAAGGTTAGAGTAGAATGTAACAATAAAGAAATTGGAAAACATGTAAAAGAAAATTGTTCAGCAGCATGTATAGGATGTAAAATTTGCGAAAGAAATTGTCCAAAGGATGCAGTACATGTTGTAAATAATGTAGCAAAGGTTGATTATGATAAATGTGTAAATTGTCAAATTTGTACTAAGAAATGTCCAACAGGAGCTATAAAAAATATTTTCTTATAA
- a CDS encoding MarR family winged helix-turn-helix transcriptional regulator, protein MKRSEKVVNELLVKIFDDILEIEEKTLKQGHLSDLSVTEMHTIEAIGMYSYRTMSEVAQDLDITVGTLTTAINKLIKKGYVERKRIEEDRRVVLVGLTKKGKLAYRLHEKFHNEMVQSTIEGLTEEEEEILIASLERLSEYFKTKRELI, encoded by the coding sequence ATGAAAAGATCAGAAAAGGTAGTAAATGAACTATTGGTGAAAATATTTGATGACATTTTAGAAATTGAGGAAAAAACATTAAAGCAAGGACATCTTTCAGATTTGTCAGTAACTGAAATGCATACTATTGAAGCTATAGGGATGTATTCATACAGAACTATGAGTGAAGTAGCTCAAGATTTAGATATTACTGTTGGAACATTAACTACAGCGATAAATAAACTTATAAAAAAGGGCTATGTAGAAAGAAAGCGAATAGAAGAAGATAGAAGAGTAGTATTAGTTGGATTAACTAAAAAAGGAAAACTTGCTTATAGATTGCATGAAAAGTTCCATAATGAAATGGTTCAAAGTACTATAGAAGGATTAACAGAAGAGGAAGAGGAAATACTTATAGCATCATTAGAAAGATTAAGTGAGTATTTTAAAACAAAGCGTGAGTTAATTTAG
- the fabZ gene encoding 3-hydroxyacyl-ACP dehydratase FabZ — protein MLGPKEIKEIIPHRYPFLLLDRVEEIVDGISAKGYKNVSINEPFFQGHYPDYPVMPGVLILEAMAQLGAVAVLSKEENKGKIPLFAGTNKVRWKKQVVPGDKLDLYVEIIKLKGPIGIGKGIATVDGVKTCEAELLFAIG, from the coding sequence ATGCTTGGACCAAAAGAGATAAAAGAAATAATCCCTCATAGATATCCTTTTTTATTATTAGATCGAGTGGAAGAAATTGTTGATGGCATTAGTGCAAAGGGATATAAAAATGTTTCTATAAATGAACCTTTTTTTCAAGGGCATTATCCTGATTATCCAGTTATGCCAGGAGTTTTAATTTTAGAAGCTATGGCACAATTAGGAGCAGTAGCTGTATTAAGCAAAGAAGAAAATAAGGGAAAGATACCTTTGTTTGCAGGAACTAATAAAGTAAGATGGAAAAAACAAGTTGTGCCAGGTGATAAGTTAGATTTATATGTAGAAATAATAAAGTTAAAAGGCCCAATAGGCATTGGAAAGGGTATTGCAACAGTAGATGGAGTAAAGACATGTGAAGCAGAATTACTATTTGCTATAGGATAG
- the accB gene encoding acetyl-CoA carboxylase biotin carboxyl carrier protein has product MDFKEIRELIEMINSSELAYFELKMGDNYIKMDKSLTRSTPEKSSRSNELNVEEIKEKVYKENTENSFKSEDTIVEESKENEDLDITTITCPMVGTFYASPAPGQDSFVKEGMKVSKGNILCIVEAMKLMNEIECEYDCEIYKILVKDGDMVEYGQPLFSVRRV; this is encoded by the coding sequence ATGGATTTTAAAGAAATAAGAGAGTTAATAGAAATGATTAACTCGTCAGAACTTGCTTATTTTGAATTGAAAATGGGTGATAATTATATAAAAATGGATAAATCACTAACAAGGAGCACTCCGGAAAAGTCTTCTAGAAGCAATGAGTTAAATGTAGAAGAGATAAAAGAAAAAGTATATAAAGAAAATACAGAGAATAGTTTTAAAAGTGAAGATACTATTGTAGAAGAATCTAAAGAAAATGAAGATTTAGATATTACAACTATAACATGTCCTATGGTTGGAACATTTTATGCTTCACCAGCACCAGGGCAGGATTCTTTTGTAAAAGAAGGTATGAAGGTATCAAAAGGCAATATTTTATGTATAGTTGAAGCGATGAAGCTTATGAATGAAATTGAATGTGAGTACGATTGCGAAATATATAAAATTTTAGTAAAAGATGGCGATATGGTTGAATATGGTCAGCCATTATTTAGTGTAAGGAGAGTATAG
- the acpP gene encoding acyl carrier protein, whose protein sequence is MLFEKIQKVIVDQLGVDESEVKLETSFEELGADSLDLFQVVIELEEEFGIQLEEAEGLKTVKDAVDYVQSKLN, encoded by the coding sequence ATGTTATTTGAAAAAATTCAAAAGGTAATAGTAGATCAATTAGGAGTAGATGAAAGTGAAGTGAAATTGGAAACAAGTTTTGAAGAGTTAGGAGCAGATTCATTAGACTTATTCCAAGTTGTAATAGAATTAGAAGAAGAATTCGGAATTCAGTTAGAAGAAGCTGAGGGATTAAAAACTGTTAAAGATGCTGTAGATTATGTACAATCAAAATTAAATTAA
- the fabF gene encoding beta-ketoacyl-ACP synthase II, whose amino-acid sequence MSRRVVITGVGAITPIGNDANSFWKNSKEGKLGIDFIKSIDNEILDVKVAGEVKDFNPEGILDKKEIKRLDKFVQYGIVACDEAIKNADLDLDKINKEKFGVLVGSGIGGFSTMENGFKVLFDRGAKRVSPLFIPMAIINLGAGNIAIKYGAKGMCNSAVTACATGTNNIGDAFRHIKHGYADVMIAGGTEAPITQMAIAGFNSMKALNSQNNPERASIPFDKERAGFVMGEGAGILVMESLEHAISRGANILAEIVGYGSTCDAYHITSPDPYGEGAARSMMQAIEEAGIDKNEISYINAHGTSTQLNDKFETAAIKKVFGEDSYNIPISSTKSMTGHLLGAAGAIESIVCINALIDGFIPPTIGYKVKDEELDLDYVPNIGRKVSLKYALTNSLGFGGHNASLVFKKWD is encoded by the coding sequence ATGAGCAGAAGAGTAGTAATTACTGGAGTTGGTGCAATTACACCAATAGGAAATGATGCCAATAGTTTTTGGAAGAACTCAAAAGAGGGAAAACTTGGGATAGATTTTATAAAATCTATAGATAATGAAATTTTAGATGTTAAAGTAGCAGGGGAAGTTAAGGATTTTAATCCTGAAGGAATTTTAGATAAAAAAGAAATTAAAAGATTAGATAAGTTTGTTCAGTATGGAATTGTAGCATGTGATGAAGCAATAAAAAATGCTGATTTAGATTTAGATAAAATAAATAAAGAAAAATTTGGAGTTCTTGTTGGATCAGGTATCGGTGGTTTTTCAACAATGGAAAATGGTTTTAAGGTTCTATTTGATAGAGGAGCTAAAAGAGTATCTCCATTATTTATACCAATGGCAATAATAAATTTAGGAGCAGGAAATATTGCTATTAAATACGGTGCAAAAGGAATGTGTAATTCTGCTGTTACAGCTTGTGCAACAGGGACTAATAATATAGGAGATGCTTTTAGACATATAAAGCATGGATATGCAGATGTTATGATTGCTGGAGGAACAGAGGCACCTATAACACAAATGGCTATTGCAGGATTTAATAGTATGAAGGCTTTAAATTCACAAAACAATCCAGAAAGAGCATCTATTCCTTTTGATAAGGAAAGAGCAGGATTTGTAATGGGTGAGGGAGCAGGAATACTAGTTATGGAAAGTTTAGAGCATGCTATTAGTAGAGGTGCTAATATATTAGCTGAAATAGTTGGATATGGATCAACTTGTGATGCATATCACATAACTTCACCAGATCCATATGGAGAAGGTGCAGCACGTTCCATGATGCAGGCTATAGAAGAAGCTGGTATAGATAAAAATGAGATTTCTTATATAAATGCTCATGGAACTTCAACACAATTAAATGATAAATTTGAAACAGCTGCAATAAAGAAAGTGTTTGGAGAAGATTCTTATAATATTCCTATATCTTCAACTAAATCAATGACAGGACATTTATTAGGTGCAGCAGGTGCAATTGAAAGTATTGTATGTATAAATGCTTTGATAGATGGATTTATCCCACCAACTATAGGATATAAAGTAAAAGATGAAGAGTTAGATTTAGACTATGTTCCTAATATAGGAAGAAAGGTAAGTCTTAAATATGCATTAACAAATTCTTTAGGGTTTGGAGGTCATAATGCATCTTTAGTCTTTAAAAAGTGGGATTAA
- the fabK gene encoding enoyl-[acyl-carrier-protein] reductase FabK produces the protein MKSTRINKLLGIKYPIFQGGMAWIADASLAAAVSEAGGLGIITGIAPVEWVRSEIRKAKELTNKPFGVNIMLMADNVEEIAKLVCEENVKVVTTGAGSPGKYMDMWKEAGITVIPVVASVALAKRMEKAGADAIIAEGTESGGHVGQLTTMALVPQIVDAVEIPVIAAGGIGDGRGVAASYMLGAEGVQLGTRFLVAKECTVHKNYKDKVLAAKDIDTDVTGRITGHPVRVLRTKLSREFIKLEKAGDIEKMEELGRGALARAAKDGDLDRGSVMAGQISGLINKEQSAKEIIDEIFLEADNVFRSFRRENE, from the coding sequence ATGAAATCGACTAGAATCAATAAATTATTAGGCATTAAATATCCAATTTTTCAAGGGGGAATGGCTTGGATTGCTGATGCATCATTAGCAGCTGCAGTAAGTGAAGCAGGTGGTCTTGGAATAATAACAGGGATAGCACCAGTTGAATGGGTTAGATCTGAAATAAGAAAGGCAAAGGAATTAACTAATAAGCCTTTTGGAGTAAATATAATGCTTATGGCTGATAATGTAGAAGAAATAGCAAAACTTGTCTGTGAAGAGAATGTAAAGGTAGTAACAACTGGAGCAGGAAGTCCAGGAAAATATATGGATATGTGGAAAGAGGCAGGGATAACAGTAATACCAGTTGTAGCTTCAGTAGCATTAGCAAAGAGAATGGAAAAAGCTGGTGCAGATGCAATAATAGCTGAAGGTACAGAATCAGGTGGCCATGTAGGTCAGTTAACTACTATGGCTTTAGTACCACAAATTGTTGATGCAGTAGAGATTCCTGTTATTGCAGCAGGTGGGATAGGTGATGGAAGAGGAGTTGCAGCTTCTTATATGTTAGGAGCAGAAGGAGTTCAACTTGGAACTAGATTCTTAGTTGCAAAAGAATGTACAGTTCATAAGAATTATAAAGATAAAGTTTTAGCAGCTAAAGATATAGATACAGATGTAACAGGAAGAATCACAGGTCATCCTGTCAGAGTATTAAGAACTAAGCTTTCAAGAGAATTTATTAAACTTGAAAAAGCTGGAGATATTGAAAAGATGGAGGAGCTTGGAAGAGGTGCTTTAGCAAGAGCTGCAAAAGATGGTGATTTAGATAGAGGTTCAGTAATGGCAGGTCAAATATCTGGACTTATAAATAAAGAACAAAGTGCTAAAGAAATAATAGATGAGATTTTTTTAGAAGCTGATAATGTATTTAGAAGCTTTAGGAGGGAAAATGAATAA